The Lachnospiraceae bacterium KM106-2 nucleotide sequence TCTTCCCGTCACTATATAGATAAACGGTTAGAATTCCATCCTTACTAATTGCTTGCGCCGTATAACCGATTCCATTATGTGATACGACAGGACCCATATTCTCCACTTTTTTCGTTCGGTCTAATTGATATTCCTTATGAAGATTATTAAATTTCATTTGATAGGTCGTCTTTTCACTCACTTTTATATCAGGTAACTCATATTCGTAGGTTCCTGTTATATATAGGCAGCCTTTTGTTAATGGTTCTGTTGAAGTGATCTCTTTCTTCGTCCCTTTACATTCTTTCCCGTCCGCATACAGTGTCACCTCAGGTGTCTTGCTTAAATGAGCTGAGGCATCTTTTTGACTAATGCACCAGCTGAGGGTGATCTTATTCCCTTCGATATAGGAATTAGATACAAGGATCTGAAACTCCTTGGTATCTGCGGTCAAAGCATCTGCGGCGTAAGTAAAATAATAATCACACTTTTCAGGATTCATTTTATTTTTAGGATTATAGAAATTTGAGGATTCTTTCGTAACATATCCATATCCTTGAATAAACGTATAGATTTGATGAAAGGCAGAGGCTACAAAATTATTTTGATAGTTAATAACAGCGATGATTAAGATCGCTGCCGCTGCAACCAGTGCTTTCCAATGATTCTTTTTCGCAGGCTTGGGGTCAGTTTGCAAACCTGCCTTTTTAAAGGTCTTCTCTTTGATTCGATTTATGGTCTCTTGATCGACATCCATGATCTGAAATTCTTCTTTCACCTATCATTTCCCTCCTAACAATATTCTTAATTTTCTCAGCCCTCTGGATACCTTTTTATCCACGGTATTGGGCTTTAATGAAAACTGTTCTGCAATCTCTCTTGTATTCTGTCCATGATAATATTTTCGGATCAATATCTCACTATCAGGTTGTCCAAGTGTTTTTAATGCCTGTAGAAGTTCATCCTGATCCTCATTTTGTATCAGTAATTGTTCTACATTCTGTTTCTCATCTGGAAATTCTACCAAAGTATCATCGATGGAGAGATGCCTTTGATTCTTTTGATAAAACTTCGTGTGATAAAGATTGATTGATTGTCTTTTTGCAATCGTAGATAAATATCCTTTAATGGAGCCTCTCTCTAAATTAATTCGATCTATCTGCTGATAGAATTGATAAAAGATATCGCTCACACACTCTTCGATATCTTCACTAGAACAAAGTGTACCTAATTTGTTATAGACAATGGTATAAATAAGCGGTGTATATTGATCAATAAGCAGACTTAATCCTTTTTGGGGATCTTCTTTTAAACTATGTAAGAGCTCTTCCTCTGTCAAACACTCCCACCATCCTTTCTATGAATCGATTCCTCTATTACATTCAAGATAAAGTAACGTAATCTGACATAAATTCAAAAAGTTTTTTCTTCTAGTATAAAAAGAGCCGCCTGCAATTGCAAACAGCTCTTTATATCTTTGTTTCATTTAGTCGATCAATAATTCTCTTGGATCTACTTTTCTAATTCGTATAGATACTACGGTAGTCATAATAACAGCTACGAACGTAAGTGCCAAAATGGTTAAGAAAATAAGTAAAATCGAGATATCAATTGTACATTTCTTAAATCCAACCATTGTAAACATTAATGTCATCAATGGAGCGTTTAGTATCAAAGCAGCGATTGCTCCGAGGGTAAAACTGATCAACATAACAATGCCGAAGGAAATTACATTGTGAACGATCAATTGTTTTGTCGTAAAACCGATGGATTTTTGAATTCCTATGATCATCTTATCACGAACCAACTTAACTTTGACAATATAGTATAATATGATGCCGATTACAAGTACGATGATTACGGCCAGTACTACGCTGATAATCATAAATAGTTGATTTAAAGAACCTAAGATTCCTTCGATGCTTGCTTCCATATTAATATAGCTCAGTTCTTCGATTCCTAAATCCTTTTTTAAATTCGTAAGGAATCTGTCCGTATTAATTCCCTTTTTTAGGTATAGATAGAACATATCACAATAATATTGTTCATCGGTTTGTTTCATCCCTTCTTCCGTTAGGGTACATGAGTTACCTAAATGATTAATATGTTGATTTAAACCGACCACTACAAATTCCTTATCGCCATCTTTCCCTTTTAGTGTAAGTACATCACCAACAGAAACACCAAGTTTATTGGCGATTGCATTGCTTAATGAAATCTCGTTCTTATGCTTTGGATATCTGCCCTCATAGATGGTGTTCACTGCTTTATTCTCATAATCTTCGCAGATATTTGCGTAAACAGTAATTTCATCTTTTTCTGTCTTTAATACAACATTCGAATCTTTGGTTCTTCGTGTCTGTTTCACCTCATGATAAGCATTTAACTTCTTTTCTATTTCAGGAATTTGATTTTTATTATTGACAGTTACTGCAATTGATGATTGCTCGATACCAATCAATCGATTCAGGGTAGAATCATCTCCGGTAAACATATCAAAGATTGAAAATGCCATTAACAAGGCAAACGACATAATAAAGCCGATCAAGCCGATTGAGAAGTTCTGTCTTCCAGAATGCAGCATCTGCTTAAAACCTAAAATCAGGTTTAGATTACCTTTCGTCGTCGCCAGCGGTAAATAATTTTTCTTAAAGTTATAAGTAGATAATCCATTTCGTAGTGCAGCAACCGGTGTCACTTTCTTAATTCTTCCCGATGTTTTGTAAGCGATCAGACCGACAAATACAAAGATCACAACAAAAGCAATGAGACAAGCTTGTGGATTAAAACTTGAAATCCAATAGAGACCGATTGATGAGGAGACAATGGATGTGATCGATCCTGAAATGATTATGGATACTGCTAAACCTAATACAAATCCTATGGCTGATAAAAAGATAAATTGAAGGATCAGCGCATGTCGGATCATTCGACTTGTAAATCCAGCAGCTTCTAAGGAGCCAATATTATTAATATCTTCTTCAATATGGTTTATGATCGTAAAACGAATAACAATTAAAGCGATGATGAGCATTAATACTGAAAATGAAATGAGGAGCATGGTTACCATCTGAATCGTCGCCGTGGTTCCTACTTTCATCGTGCCATAATCTAATCCGAGCAGATTGGCATCAACAATCCCCTTTGTTTCGGAGGATTTCTTAACAAAGGCATGATCAAACTCTTCAGAAGATGCGTCTTTTTTAATTCGAATCCGAATAAATTCCGTCATCATGTTTGATGATGCCTGCTTCTTCAGTTGATTAAAATCATCTTCTTCGATAAAAAGCTGATATTGATCGATGTTGGCAGGTGTTGATAGCATAACATTCTGACTGAACCCATATACTGTGAAAGTCTTCTTGATGCCATTGATATTTGTATGAATAGTATCTCCTGCGCGATAGCCGATACTTGCTTTCAGATAGTATGGAAGAACGACTGGATGAGCAGGTTTCTTGGATAATTGATCCATAATGGTAATCGTGGATATGGTTCTCTTTTGATCTAATTTCAGAAAATTAAGTCCAATGTTTTGAGCCTTTTTTTCCACTCTTTTATTTCGCAATGTTCCGTAACAAGAAATTGATGATTCCGACTCATAGTAATCTAGTAGATCAATGGAATCAATCGTTTGTTTTAGTGCCTTTGCCTGTGTTTTGGGGACGATAGCCAGATAGTCAGCACCTGCATTCTGTCGATTTACATCATCAACGACATCATCGACTTGGAATAGGATCATAAGACTGCTGTATAATAACAGCGTCGCGAGCAGGATCAGCATGACAAGGGTTATGGAAGAACTTCTATTTTTACGTATACTGCTCTTCATCATCATAAATGTCTTCATATTACCACCCCATGCTTTCTAGAAATTCACGAAGCTTAGCATGACGTTTATCATCTCCGGATTGATACTTGCCAAGATTCAATTCAGCTTCGATCATACCATCACGAAGATAAAGAATTCGGTTTGCTCTTCTTGCAGTCTTCATATCATGAGTTACCATAACGATGCTCTGTCCATTTTCATTGATTTTTGTCATGATATCTAAGACATTTTTGGAATTACTAGAATTTAGCGCGCCTGTTGGCTCATCGGCAAATACGATCTCTGGATCATTTATGATCGCTCTGACGATGGCTGCACGCTGTGCCTGGCCTCCTGATAATTGAGATGGAAACTTGTGATAACATTCTTCATCTAGATCAACTAATTGTAATAACTCTTTCGCTTTTGCAGTGATCTCTTTTCGATTCTTCTTTAATAAAAGTCCACAGACTAAAATATTATCCATGATACTCATCGTATCATTTAAATAGACTTGCTGGAACACAAATCCACAGTTTTTACGGCGGAACAATGCTAACTGATCATTCGAGTACTTGGAGATCTCCGTTCCTTTAAATTGAATGGATCCTAGTGAAGCCTGATCCATGCCAGACAAGGCATAAAGCAGAGTCGACTTTCCGGAACCTGAACTTCCCATGATCACGGTGAAGTCTCCTTCTTTGATCTCAATATTTAAATTCTTTAATACATGCTGCATCATCTTTCCATTTGAGTATGATTTGCATAAATTATGTGCTGATAAAATTGTATTCATTCTAATACTCCTTTCAATTACTCTCTTCCCTTTGATTTTGTAAACTCATTATAGCAGGGCACCTCTTAACAAGTCTTTTTCAGAGTATTATGAAATCCTTATCTATTTCTTAACTATCATTCCCGCCTTCGATAAATGTAGTGTCACAACAAAACCTTGATCCACCTCACAGATCAGTTCTCCGCCCATTCCTTCTATAAAGTTATTCGCTAAATATAATCCTAAGCCAGATCCATTTTTATCACCAGCATTATCGCCGCGGTAAAATTTCTCAGTCAATAAATAAGGGTCTAAGTCACTAGCGGAAGTCCCAAAGTCACGTATCTCAATTGTGAGATGGTTGTCCGTTTCTAAAAAGCGGATTTGAATGGTCGTATTCGCATATTTATAAGAGTTACTGATGATATTATCAAATACTTGGTTCAATCGTAATTTATCACATAAGATCAGACAACTTGGAAGTTCATTAACGTACTCAATTAACTGATAGTGATTCATATCATCTAGCATATCTTTGATCAACAGACTGGATTCTTCTGTTGGATTCACCTTCAATACTTCTAACTCTTCTAATGTAGCATGAAAGAGATTACTGATCAGATGATCGATGACATCTGCTTTCTGATCGATCGTATGAATTTTGCCTACATTCTCATTGTCTTTTAATTTGATTTCTAGTATCTCGCATACTGCTTTAATTGTGGATACCGGCGTCTTGATATCATGGGAAAGGCTTGCAACAAGTTCTCTTTTACTTAGATTCGCTTGATATTCTCCCTCTCTTGCCTTCTTTAATTCTTCGCGCATCACATCAAAACTTTCCGTAAAGGCACCAAAGTAATTATGCTTATGCATATGTAGAGGTTCCTCTAGATGTCCAAGTGCCACTTCCCCAGCAAAATGCTTTAATTTATGGAATGGTTTGATGATCCTTAAATATAGGTAAGCACAAAACAGATCGATCAACACTAAAATACTTACAATAAATGATAGGATGATCTTTTTGATATCCCCTTTCATCGTATTAAAGATACTTTTATTTCGCTCAAAGATGATCTTTCCGATCAATACATTGCCATTCATATGATCAAAGATAATATCTTGATGGTTAATCGCCTCATACCATTCTTTGAGGTAACCGACATCTTTCGTCAAAATAATCTTACAATGATATTGTTTCATTAGAGTTGTAAGTGATTTCCCGCTACCAATCCCTTCTTCTATGGATTGATAACGATCATTGTAATCAGCCATTTGACTCGATTGATACTTCAAAGAGTTAATATTTGTTAAACAACTGATCACCAGTACAGCAACGATAAGATTCAATGTGATCAATAAATATCTTACTTTCATAATTCTAACCGATACCCCGTTCCCCAAATTGTCTTGATGTACTTTGGTTCATTTGGATTCTTTTCTATCTTTTCTCTAATTTTACGGATGTGGACATTTAATGTTCCATCACTAAAGAATTCATCTCCCCAGATATGAAGGAATAACTCATCTTTCGTAACCACTTTATTTTTATGTTCGTATAGATAGTACAGTACGCGAAACTCTTTTGTCTTTAAGGTCACTTCTTTCCCATCTACATAGACTTTCATTGCATCAGCATCGATAGTAAGTCCCGTACTAGCGATTGCTTTACTTTGTCCTGATTGCTCGAGTCTCTTTAAGATGACTTTTACCTTTGCTAAAAGAATACTTAAAGAGTATGGCTTTTTTATGTAATCATCTCCACCGATATTTAGCGCGATCAAAACATCATCGTCGCTTTGTCTTGCACTGATAAATAGGATTGGTAAGTCGTACGCTTCTCTTATCTTCTTACAAAGAGTAAATCCACTCTCCTGTTCTAGATTAATATCTAATAATAATACCTTTACCTCGTTCGCTTCTAAGATAGACAGGCACTCGGATGAGGTTGCAACATACTTTGCCTTTAGTCCAAACATCTCAAAATATTCACAAGTTGCATCCCCTAACTCTTTCTCGTCATCGACGATCAAACAATCATATTGCATTTTTTATACTCCATTCTAATCATTCCTTATGATAACTCACCTTTATGAAAAATCGCCTGCATAAAGGCGTACTTCATCCATTCGATAGCAAAAATCTTTTACTTCTTCT carries:
- a CDS encoding cell division transporter, ATP-binding protein FtsE; this translates as MNTILSAHNLCKSYSNGKMMQHVLKNLNIEIKEGDFTVIMGSSGSGKSTLLYALSGMDQASLGSIQFKGTEISKYSNDQLALFRRKNCGFVFQQVYLNDTMSIMDNILVCGLLLKKNRKEITAKAKELLQLVDLDEECYHKFPSQLSGGQAQRAAIVRAIINDPEIVFADEPTGALNSSNSKNVLDIMTKINENGQSIVMVTHDMKTARRANRILYLRDGMIEAELNLGKYQSGDDKRHAKLREFLESMGW
- a CDS encoding DNA-binding response regulator, with the protein product MQYDCLIVDDEKELGDATCEYFEMFGLKAKYVATSSECLSILEANEVKVLLLDINLEQESGFTLCKKIREAYDLPILFISARQSDDDVLIALNIGGDDYIKKPYSLSILLAKVKVILKRLEQSGQSKAIASTGLTIDADAMKVYVDGKEVTLKTKEFRVLYYLYEHKNKVVTKDELFLHIWGDEFFSDGTLNVHIRKIREKIEKNPNEPKYIKTIWGTGYRLEL
- a CDS encoding ABC transporter, permease protein; protein product: MKTFMMMKSSIRKNRSSSITLVMLILLATLLLYSSLMILFQVDDVVDDVNRQNAGADYLAIVPKTQAKALKQTIDSIDLLDYYESESSISCYGTLRNKRVEKKAQNIGLNFLKLDQKRTISTITIMDQLSKKPAHPVVLPYYLKASIGYRAGDTIHTNINGIKKTFTVYGFSQNVMLSTPANIDQYQLFIEEDDFNQLKKQASSNMMTEFIRIRIKKDASSEEFDHAFVKKSSETKGIVDANLLGLDYGTMKVGTTATIQMVTMLLISFSVLMLIIALIVIRFTIINHIEEDINNIGSLEAAGFTSRMIRHALILQFIFLSAIGFVLGLAVSIIISGSITSIVSSSIGLYWISSFNPQACLIAFVVIFVFVGLIAYKTSGRIKKVTPVAALRNGLSTYNFKKNYLPLATTKGNLNLILGFKQMLHSGRQNFSIGLIGFIMSFALLMAFSIFDMFTGDDSTLNRLIGIEQSSIAVTVNNKNQIPEIEKKLNAYHEVKQTRRTKDSNVVLKTEKDEITVYANICEDYENKAVNTIYEGRYPKHKNEISLSNAIANKLGVSVGDVLTLKGKDGDKEFVVVGLNQHINHLGNSCTLTEEGMKQTDEQYYCDMFYLYLKKGINTDRFLTNLKKDLGIEELSYINMEASIEGILGSLNQLFMIISVVLAVIIVLVIGIILYYIVKVKLVRDKMIIGIQKSIGFTTKQLIVHNVISFGIVMLISFTLGAIAALILNAPLMTLMFTMVGFKKCTIDISILLIFLTILALTFVAVIMTTVVSIRIRKVDPRELLID
- a CDS encoding sensory transduction histidine kinase; its protein translation is MKVRYLLITLNLIVAVLVISCLTNINSLKYQSSQMADYNDRYQSIEEGIGSGKSLTTLMKQYHCKIILTKDVGYLKEWYEAINHQDIIFDHMNGNVLIGKIIFERNKSIFNTMKGDIKKIILSFIVSILVLIDLFCAYLYLRIIKPFHKLKHFAGEVALGHLEEPLHMHKHNYFGAFTESFDVMREELKKAREGEYQANLSKRELVASLSHDIKTPVSTIKAVCEILEIKLKDNENVGKIHTIDQKADVIDHLISNLFHATLEELEVLKVNPTEESSLLIKDMLDDMNHYQLIEYVNELPSCLILCDKLRLNQVFDNIISNSYKYANTTIQIRFLETDNHLTIEIRDFGTSASDLDPYLLTEKFYRGDNAGDKNGSGLGLYLANNFIEGMGGELICEVDQGFVVTLHLSKAGMIVKK
- a CDS encoding RNA polymerase sigma factor, with protein sequence MTEEELLHSLKEDPQKGLSLLIDQYTPLIYTIVYNKLGTLCSSEDIEECVSDIFYQFYQQIDRINLERGSIKGYLSTIAKRQSINLYHTKFYQKNQRHLSIDDTLVEFPDEKQNVEQLLIQNEDQDELLQALKTLGQPDSEILIRKYYHGQNTREIAEQFSLKPNTVDKKVSRGLRKLRILLGGK